A window of the Parabacteroides merdae ATCC 43184 genome harbors these coding sequences:
- a CDS encoding ABC transporter substrate-binding protein gives MTFFRCLCLLFILCCCNSKPKTDAGMIRVSVLRGPSAIAFAHWMKETPVIDGKPLSVRIIDSPDLMQATLIKGEADIAVLPMISAVNLYNKGIRYHLAGCPIWGTLYLVGRSDKGISGENKSVLHIFGAGTTPDILTRHYLRQHKLNYTLNYSLTTAHEIMQGLLAGKVDYAVLGEPFLSIALRKDSTLQILADLNKPDSASLGFAQTAILYVPTLKKSKETMDSLLNASCRFAVEQPEQAICILEKENIFTFGMLTPESIERCKIDYKTVSEAQENILHFLQLIEQYEPKALGGKMPDEQFYK, from the coding sequence ATGACATTCTTCAGATGCCTTTGCTTGCTATTTATTTTATGCTGTTGCAATAGTAAACCGAAAACAGATGCGGGAATGATACGTGTATCAGTTCTGCGTGGTCCTTCCGCCATTGCCTTTGCACACTGGATGAAAGAAACGCCCGTTATCGACGGCAAGCCGCTTTCCGTTCGGATAATCGATTCTCCTGACTTGATGCAAGCTACTCTGATAAAAGGTGAAGCTGATATAGCTGTTTTGCCGATGATCAGTGCTGTCAACTTGTATAATAAAGGCATTCGATATCATCTGGCAGGTTGTCCGATATGGGGTACCCTCTATTTGGTAGGTAGAAGCGACAAAGGTATATCCGGTGAGAACAAATCGGTTTTACATATTTTCGGAGCAGGAACGACACCTGACATTCTTACCCGTCATTATCTCCGGCAACATAAACTTAATTACACGTTGAATTATTCACTCACTACCGCACATGAAATCATGCAGGGACTGTTGGCCGGGAAAGTCGATTATGCCGTTTTAGGAGAACCGTTCTTGAGTATTGCGTTGCGGAAAGACAGCACGTTGCAAATATTGGCAGACCTAAACAAGCCTGATTCTGCCTCTTTAGGATTTGCCCAGACAGCCATACTCTATGTGCCTACCTTGAAAAAAAGTAAAGAAACGATGGACAGTCTTTTAAATGCTTCTTGCCGTTTTGCCGTAGAGCAGCCGGAACAGGCTATTTGTATATTGGAAAAGGAAAACATTTTTACATTTGGCATGTTGACGCCCGAAAGTATCGAACGTTGTAAGATTGACTATAAAACAGTCTCCGAAGCCCAAGAAAATATACTTCACTTCCTGCAACTGATTGAGCAATATGAACCTAAAGCATTGGGAGGAAAAATGCCCGATGAGCAATTCTATAAATAA